A genome region from Pseudanabaena sp. Chao 1811 includes the following:
- a CDS encoding IS256 family transposase, with amino-acid sequence MNIRKELLDELLQECKTPPDLFGEGGILKQLTTALVERALEAELSTHLGYGKHEPRPEGQTNSRNGYSQKKVQGDFGVAEIAVPRDRQGEFEPQMVKKGQSRLSGLDEKIIALYARGMSVRDIQAQLQEMDGVEVSPTLISNVTDAVIDEVKQWQNRPLEAVYPIVFLDCLVIKVRDNGRVINKSLYFALGVNMDGYKELLGMWISPNEGAKFWLSVLTEIHNRGVKDILIACVDGLTGFPNAIETVFPKTQVQLCIVHMVRNSVAFVPWQQRKQVCADLKAIYSAATESEAEFNLELFAEKWDKQYPSISKSWRSHWANIIPFFAFPTEIRRAIYTTNAIESMNSSLRKVIKSQQIFPSDDAAFKLVYLAMRNISKKWTMPIRDWKPALNRFAILFEDRLHV; translated from the coding sequence ATGAATATACGCAAAGAATTGCTCGACGAATTGCTGCAAGAATGTAAAACACCACCTGACCTATTCGGAGAAGGAGGCATTCTGAAACAACTGACAACCGCGTTGGTGGAGAGAGCCTTGGAAGCAGAACTATCAACCCATCTGGGATACGGTAAGCACGAACCTAGACCAGAAGGACAAACCAACAGTCGCAACGGTTATAGCCAGAAAAAAGTGCAAGGTGACTTTGGCGTAGCCGAAATCGCAGTCCCCCGAGATCGGCAAGGGGAGTTTGAACCGCAGATGGTGAAGAAAGGACAAAGTCGCTTGTCAGGACTAGATGAAAAGATCATTGCTCTCTACGCACGAGGTATGAGTGTCAGGGATATTCAAGCCCAGTTGCAAGAAATGGATGGTGTTGAAGTATCACCAACACTTATTTCCAATGTTACAGATGCAGTAATTGACGAGGTGAAGCAATGGCAAAACCGTCCCCTTGAAGCAGTCTATCCAATCGTCTTTCTGGACTGTCTAGTCATCAAAGTCCGAGACAATGGCAGAGTGATTAACAAATCCTTGTACTTTGCCTTGGGCGTGAATATGGACGGGTACAAGGAATTACTGGGTATGTGGATTTCTCCGAATGAAGGTGCGAAATTCTGGTTGTCAGTACTCACCGAAATTCACAACCGTGGGGTCAAAGATATTTTGATTGCATGTGTCGATGGCTTGACTGGTTTCCCTAATGCGATTGAGACGGTATTTCCTAAAACTCAGGTGCAGTTATGCATTGTCCACATGGTCAGAAACTCGGTCGCTTTTGTACCTTGGCAACAACGCAAGCAAGTTTGTGCTGACCTCAAGGCTATTTATAGCGCGGCGACGGAATCGGAGGCTGAGTTTAATCTCGAACTCTTTGCTGAAAAGTGGGACAAGCAATATCCATCAATCTCCAAGTCTTGGCGCAGTCATTGGGCAAACATTATCCCCTTCTTTGCTTTCCCGACCGAGATTCGCAGGGCGATTTATACCACCAATGCGATTGAGTCGATGAACAGTAGTTTGCGGAAGGTGATTAAATCCCAACAGATTTTTCCCTCTGATGATGCTGCTTTCAAGCTCGTTTATTTAGCAATGCGGAATATCTCGAAGAAGTGGACGATGCCGATTCGTGATTGGAAACCTGCTCTTAATCGCTTTGCCATCCTCTTCGAGGATCGTCTCCACGTCTAG
- the psaM gene encoding photosystem I reaction center subunit XII, producing MALSDAQIFSALVLALVPAVLAALLGSALANS from the coding sequence ATGGCTCTTTCAGATGCTCAAATTTTCTCAGCACTAGTACTCGCACTAGTTCCCGCAGTATTGGCTGCTTTGTTAGGTTCTGCTCTTGCAAATTCCTAG
- a CDS encoding alpha/beta hydrolase → MTLNYRAFPTQLPNPDAQGAIVALHGWGANCDDLISLAPLVGLPNYQWICPEAPFNHPMPNGKMWYDLQSLDAEGLAKSCELLSQFLEDLPTLTGIPLEKTFLLGFSQGGAMTLDVGLGFPLAGLISLSGYLHIAEEELQEFANATFPPIFIAHGTEDTVVPIGAARNARQLFETLGATVEYEEYEMSHEIRPETCDRIRKFILEHQVI, encoded by the coding sequence ATGACCTTAAATTACCGAGCGTTTCCTACACAATTACCGAATCCTGATGCCCAAGGTGCGATCGTTGCCCTGCATGGATGGGGGGCAAATTGTGATGATTTAATTTCCCTAGCGCCACTGGTTGGACTCCCAAATTATCAATGGATTTGTCCTGAGGCTCCCTTTAATCATCCTATGCCCAATGGCAAGATGTGGTATGACCTCCAAAGTCTTGATGCAGAGGGATTAGCCAAAAGCTGTGAATTACTCAGCCAATTCCTTGAAGATTTACCGACACTAACTGGCATCCCCTTAGAAAAGACATTTTTATTAGGCTTTTCACAGGGTGGGGCAATGACTTTGGATGTCGGCTTAGGCTTTCCCTTGGCTGGTTTAATATCCTTAAGTGGTTACTTGCACATTGCCGAAGAGGAATTGCAAGAATTTGCCAATGCCACATTTCCTCCCATTTTCATTGCCCATGGCACAGAGGACACTGTAGTTCCGATTGGGGCTGCGCGTAATGCGCGGCAGTTGTTTGAGACTTTAGGCGCAACCGTAGAATATGAAGAGTATGAAATGTCCCATGAGATCCGTCCTGAAACCTGCGATCGCATCCGCAAATTCATACTGGAACATCAAGTGATCTAA
- the ccsB gene encoding c-type cytochrome biogenesis protein CcsB — MQLVALQNLLDNTSFAVLFATMLVFWVHVAFPNLPYLRSLGNAGMAIANLCIAALLGARWIDAGYFPLSNLYESLFFLAWGITTMHIVVDRIGYKSANDTAKRLIGAFTSPMAMGITAFAALALPAGMQVSEPLVPALKSNWLMMHVTVMLLSYAALMTGSILAIAFLIVTRGQDVVLQGSSFGTNLRSVTEAKQSNPETFAAFAIEGMGNVLNSTNLSSANTATLVSENATQTKPLSLRRLTLGETLDNLSYRAIGLGFPLLTIGIIAGGVWANEAWGSYWSWDPKETWSLITWLVFAAYLHTRITKGWQGRKPAILASVGLLVVWTCYLGVNLLGKGLHSYGWFL, encoded by the coding sequence ATGCAACTCGTCGCGCTTCAGAACCTACTGGATAACACTTCATTTGCTGTCCTCTTTGCGACTATGCTCGTTTTTTGGGTACATGTCGCATTTCCCAATTTGCCCTATTTACGATCGCTAGGAAATGCAGGCATGGCGATCGCCAATCTCTGTATTGCTGCATTACTGGGAGCGCGTTGGATTGATGCAGGCTATTTCCCACTAAGCAATCTTTACGAATCATTGTTTTTCTTGGCATGGGGCATCACCACCATGCACATTGTCGTTGATCGCATTGGGTATAAGAGCGCTAATGATACTGCCAAGCGTTTGATCGGTGCATTTACTTCACCGATGGCAATGGGCATCACCGCTTTTGCAGCTTTGGCTTTACCCGCAGGGATGCAGGTTTCGGAGCCGCTTGTACCTGCATTAAAGTCTAATTGGTTAATGATGCACGTTACGGTAATGTTGCTCAGCTATGCAGCTTTGATGACTGGCAGCATTTTAGCGATCGCCTTTTTGATTGTTACCCGTGGTCAAGATGTGGTTTTACAAGGTAGTTCCTTCGGCACAAATCTGCGTAGCGTTACCGAAGCAAAGCAGTCTAATCCCGAAACTTTTGCCGCTTTTGCTATTGAAGGGATGGGTAATGTTTTAAATTCAACAAATCTCTCCTCTGCAAATACCGCTACGCTGGTATCGGAGAATGCAACCCAAACGAAACCCTTATCACTGCGCCGCCTGACCTTAGGGGAAACTTTAGATAATCTCAGTTATCGAGCGATCGGATTAGGCTTCCCATTGCTGACCATTGGCATCATCGCTGGCGGCGTATGGGCAAATGAGGCATGGGGTTCCTATTGGAGTTGGGACCCTAAGGAAACTTGGTCTTTAATTACATGGCTAGTATTTGCCGCCTATCTGCATACACGCATTACCAAGGGCTGGCAAGGACGCAAGCCTGCAATTTTAGCAAGTGTTGGTTTATTAGTAGTCTGGACTTGCTACCTTGGCGTTAACCTTCTCGGCAAAGGCTTACATAGCTACGGCTGGTTCCTATAA
- a CDS encoding DUF29 domain-containing protein yields the protein MTAKLYDTDFYAWTLEQSQLLQSGDWKSVDIVHLVEEIESLGKQEKRELENRLGVLIGHLLKWIYQPSMRSRSWQVTIRVQRQQLQRHIQQNPSLKSYLSEAIAVGYDLGLELFFKETQLIDQDLPETCPFTEEQIFNPNFPDP from the coding sequence ATGACAGCCAAACTTTACGATACAGATTTTTATGCTTGGACTTTGGAGCAGTCTCAACTTTTGCAGTCTGGGGACTGGAAGTCAGTGGATATTGTGCATCTGGTTGAGGAAATTGAATCTTTGGGCAAACAAGAAAAACGTGAGTTGGAAAATCGTCTTGGGGTTTTAATTGGGCATTTGTTGAAGTGGATTTATCAGCCCAGTATGCGGAGTCGCAGTTGGCAGGTGACAATTCGTGTACAAAGACAACAGCTACAAAGACATATTCAACAAAATCCGAGCTTGAAGTCTTACCTGTCAGAGGCGATCGCGGTTGGCTATGACCTAGGGCTAGAACTATTTTTTAAGGAAACTCAGTTAATCGATCAAGACTTACCTGAAACTTGCCCATTTACCGAAGAGCAAATTTTTAATCCGAATTTTCCTGATCCATAA
- a CDS encoding J domain-containing protein: MHLSECYRLLGVPRNATLDDIKVAYRRLARKYHPDVNQNDPTAADKFRLVQEAYKMLKDADKGDLEKELFSKNVATRSQANSAPPPPPKTYSKPPQPHPKIKIEVKQVSNKVDPISSNPELKLKLDMLRRVQDLLKQKKYVVAIAVVEGMSERFPNTPEVIHWQAVTYHRWSSELILNGKLREAEIYLNKALTTDPKNRELAFEVNRDLERVQLLKNKK, translated from the coding sequence ATGCACCTATCTGAATGCTATCGACTTTTAGGAGTTCCCCGCAATGCAACCTTAGATGATATTAAGGTCGCCTACCGTCGTTTAGCACGTAAGTATCACCCTGACGTTAATCAGAATGATCCTACCGCCGCCGATAAGTTTCGCCTTGTGCAAGAAGCTTACAAAATGCTCAAGGATGCGGATAAGGGAGATTTAGAAAAAGAGCTGTTTTCTAAAAATGTGGCTACGCGATCGCAAGCTAACTCTGCCCCACCACCACCTCCAAAAACTTACAGTAAGCCACCTCAACCCCATCCCAAAATCAAAATTGAGGTGAAGCAGGTTAGCAATAAAGTCGATCCGATTAGTAGCAATCCAGAGTTAAAACTGAAACTGGATATGTTGCGGCGGGTGCAGGATTTGCTGAAGCAAAAAAAATATGTCGTAGCGATCGCTGTTGTAGAAGGAATGAGCGAGAGATTCCCCAATACGCCCGAAGTCATCCATTGGCAGGCGGTAACTTATCATCGTTGGAGTAGTGAGTTAATTTTGAATGGGAAGTTACGCGAAGCAGAAATCTATCTCAATAAAGCGCTAACCACCGATCCTAAAAATCGGGAATTGGCGTTTGAAGTGAATCGTGACTTAGAACGAGTCCAATTACTAAAAAATAAAAAATAG
- the typA gene encoding translational GTPase TypA produces the protein MSLPIRNVAIIAHVDHGKTTLVDALLRQSGAFREGEALVECVMDSNDLERERGITILSKNTAVKYKDTLINIVDTPGHADFGGEVERVLGMVEGCLLIVDANEGPMPQTRFVLKKALEKGLRPLVVINKIDREFADPHVAVSKVLDLFLELGADDDQCDFPYLFASGMGGFAKEQLEDESVDMKPLFEAIIHHVSPPVGNPDKPLQLQVTTLDYSEYLGRIVIGKIHNGTITAGQQAALITEDGSIVKGKITKLLGFDGLKRVEMQTSSAGNIVAVAGFATANIGETITCPNEPLALPMIKVDEPTLQMTFCVNDSPFVGQEGKLVTTRQVRDRLLRELETNVALRVTEDPESPDRFAVAGRGELHLGILIETMRREGYEFQVTQPQVIYREINGQKCEPYEALVLDVPEDAVGGCIERLGQRRAEMIDMQMSSTGRSQLEFVVPARGLIGFRGDFMRATRGAGIMNHSFLDYRPAAGEISARRNGVLISFEEGVATEFSLKNAEDRGVFFIKPGTKVYKGMIIGENNRPQDMELNVCKSKQLTNMRAAGADDIVQLQAPIEMSLERALEYIGPDEILEVTPESIRLRKMTKKFAKR, from the coding sequence ATGTCTCTCCCCATCCGCAACGTCGCCATCATCGCCCACGTCGATCACGGCAAAACCACTCTAGTAGACGCACTTCTCAGACAGTCTGGCGCTTTTCGCGAAGGTGAAGCCCTTGTCGAATGCGTGATGGACTCCAACGACCTAGAGCGTGAACGCGGCATTACCATTCTTTCTAAAAATACTGCTGTCAAATACAAAGATACGCTGATCAACATTGTTGACACCCCCGGACACGCGGACTTTGGTGGCGAAGTTGAGCGCGTACTTGGCATGGTTGAAGGCTGTTTGCTGATCGTTGATGCCAACGAAGGTCCTATGCCCCAAACTCGCTTTGTGTTGAAAAAAGCGCTGGAAAAAGGCTTGCGACCTTTAGTCGTTATTAATAAGATCGATCGCGAATTTGCCGATCCCCACGTTGCTGTCAGCAAAGTTCTTGATCTATTCCTCGAACTCGGTGCAGATGATGACCAGTGCGATTTCCCTTACCTATTTGCTTCAGGCATGGGGGGCTTTGCTAAGGAACAACTCGAAGATGAAAGTGTAGATATGAAGCCTTTGTTTGAGGCAATTATCCATCACGTATCGCCACCTGTGGGCAATCCTGACAAGCCTTTGCAGTTGCAAGTTACGACCCTTGACTATTCCGAATATCTCGGTCGGATTGTGATCGGTAAAATCCACAACGGCACGATTACTGCGGGACAGCAAGCTGCTCTGATCACTGAAGATGGCTCGATCGTTAAAGGTAAAATCACCAAACTCTTAGGATTTGATGGCTTAAAGCGCGTTGAAATGCAAACCTCATCCGCAGGTAACATTGTGGCGGTTGCAGGTTTTGCCACTGCCAATATTGGCGAAACCATTACCTGTCCTAATGAGCCTCTAGCACTGCCAATGATCAAAGTGGACGAACCCACTTTGCAGATGACCTTCTGCGTTAATGACTCGCCCTTTGTTGGTCAAGAAGGTAAATTAGTCACTACCCGTCAAGTACGCGATCGCCTCTTGCGCGAACTCGAAACTAACGTCGCGCTACGTGTCACCGAAGATCCTGAATCTCCTGATCGCTTTGCGGTTGCTGGACGTGGTGAATTGCACTTGGGTATTTTGATCGAAACCATGCGTCGTGAAGGCTATGAGTTCCAAGTAACTCAGCCTCAAGTTATTTACCGCGAAATCAATGGTCAAAAGTGCGAACCCTACGAAGCTCTAGTTCTAGATGTGCCTGAAGATGCCGTCGGTGGATGTATTGAGCGCTTAGGTCAACGTCGCGCCGAAATGATCGATATGCAAATGTCTAGCACTGGACGCTCTCAGCTAGAATTCGTCGTTCCTGCACGGGGATTAATTGGCTTCCGTGGCGATTTCATGCGCGCCACCCGTGGTGCTGGCATCATGAACCACAGCTTCCTCGATTACCGTCCTGCGGCTGGCGAAATTAGCGCCCGTCGGAATGGTGTACTGATCTCCTTTGAAGAAGGTGTGGCAACTGAGTTCTCCTTGAAGAATGCAGAAGATCGCGGTGTGTTCTTCATTAAACCCGGTACAAAGGTGTATAAGGGCATGATTATTGGCGAAAATAATCGTCCTCAGGATATGGAACTGAATGTATGTAAGAGCAAGCAGCTTACGAACATGCGTGCGGCTGGTGCTGATGACATCGTGCAGTTGCAAGCTCCGATCGAAATGAGCCTCGAACGCGCCTTGGAATACATTGGCCCCGACGAAATTCTTGAGGTTACTCCCGAATCAATTCGTTTACGCAAAATGACCAAGAAATTTGCTAAGCGCTAA
- the rseP gene encoding RIP metalloprotease RseP codes for MSALPAIAVLAILILVHELGHFMAARVQGIHVNRFSIGFGPVLWKYQGKQTEYALRAIPLGGYVGFPDDDEDSDIPPNDPNLMKNRPIVDRAIVISAGVIANFVFAYLVLLVMTLSVGIGTVDQPGVRITKILEPNAPAAVSGLRSGDIILAANGTKFDTSLTTLDRFQSLIAKNANQTVDLQVMRDGKMLQVPILPDGEAGKGRIGVRLDFTGKPHRRAVHNIGEAIDNATQSFERLVVMTVQGLKQLATNFQNTASQLSGPVAIVAMGSELVKSDAAALFDFTAIISINLAIINILPLPALDGGQLVFLAIEALRGGKPLPEELQNNVMQGGLVILLGLGVVMIFKDSFNLLQQSGLSPL; via the coding sequence ATGTCTGCATTGCCTGCAATTGCTGTACTTGCGATTCTGATATTGGTTCATGAACTCGGACACTTTATGGCTGCCCGTGTACAGGGTATTCATGTAAATCGATTTTCGATTGGGTTTGGACCTGTGCTGTGGAAATATCAGGGTAAGCAAACGGAATATGCGCTGCGGGCAATTCCCCTTGGTGGTTATGTCGGCTTTCCCGATGATGACGAAGATAGCGATATCCCACCTAATGATCCCAACTTGATGAAAAATCGCCCCATCGTCGATCGCGCGATCGTGATCAGTGCAGGGGTCATCGCTAACTTTGTATTTGCCTATCTAGTTTTATTAGTCATGACCCTGAGCGTTGGTATCGGCACTGTCGATCAACCAGGGGTAAGAATTACGAAAATTCTTGAACCAAATGCACCTGCGGCAGTTTCAGGTTTACGCTCTGGCGATATTATCTTGGCGGCTAACGGTACAAAATTTGACACCAGTTTGACCACCTTGGATCGCTTTCAGTCCTTGATTGCCAAAAATGCCAATCAAACCGTAGATTTGCAGGTAATGCGCGATGGCAAAATGCTGCAAGTACCAATCTTGCCTGATGGTGAAGCTGGTAAAGGCAGAATCGGGGTCAGATTGGACTTTACAGGTAAGCCCCATCGTCGAGCTGTACATAATATTGGTGAAGCAATTGATAATGCGACTCAAAGTTTTGAGCGTTTAGTCGTGATGACTGTTCAAGGCTTAAAACAACTTGCCACAAATTTCCAAAATACGGCTTCGCAGTTGTCAGGACCTGTAGCGATCGTGGCGATGGGTTCAGAATTAGTTAAATCCGATGCGGCAGCATTATTTGATTTCACAGCAATCATTAGTATTAACCTCGCAATTATCAATATTTTGCCCTTGCCTGCTCTCGATGGTGGTCAATTGGTATTTTTAGCGATCGAGGCTTTGCGTGGAGGTAAACCCTTACCCGAAGAGTTACAAAATAATGTGATGCAGGGCGGCTTAGTAATTCTGCTGGGCTTAGGTGTCGTGATGATTTTCAAAGACTCCTTCAATTTGCTGCAACAGAGTGGGTTAAGTCCTTTGTAG
- a CDS encoding DoxX family protein → MNNTIRLAASISRLILSSDSAPISLTQGALLLLRVVLGTVMIHNGFDKLADISGFAEAYVEVIGLPFPIFFAYCAAITEVVASPLLALGFLTRPAALGLFVTMLVATYHHILVGGFSIPSIELSSIYATSFAFFVIYGGGKYAIDTLIANLLGKVLSGDAEADASTQAVKVTISNK, encoded by the coding sequence ATGAACAACACAATTCGCCTTGCTGCTTCAATTAGTCGCCTAATTCTTAGTTCAGACTCCGCACCAATTTCTTTAACACAGGGCGCATTGCTTTTGCTGCGGGTTGTGTTGGGTACGGTCATGATCCATAACGGATTCGATAAACTAGCAGATATTTCTGGTTTTGCCGAAGCCTATGTAGAAGTAATCGGTCTACCATTTCCGATCTTTTTTGCCTACTGTGCTGCTATTACTGAAGTTGTTGCCTCACCCTTGTTAGCTTTAGGTTTTTTGACTAGACCTGCGGCTTTAGGGCTGTTTGTAACAATGCTAGTAGCAACCTATCACCATATTTTGGTTGGTGGATTTTCAATTCCATCAATTGAGCTATCCTCGATTTATGCTACATCCTTTGCTTTCTTTGTCATTTATGGTGGTGGCAAATATGCGATCGATACTTTGATTGCGAATCTACTTGGCAAAGTATTATCAGGCGATGCAGAAGCAGATGCAAGTACACAAGCTGTAAAAGTTACTATTTCCAACAAATAA
- a CDS encoding RNA recognition motif domain-containing protein, producing MSIYVGNLSYEVTEDDLKAVFAEYGKITRVHLPIDRESGRPRGFAFVEMTDEKEEDAAIEALDEAEWMGRSLKVNKAKPRESSDSFGGGRGGFKGGGGRPSGGGGRNRY from the coding sequence ATGTCTATTTATGTTGGTAACCTCTCTTATGAGGTTACAGAAGATGATTTAAAAGCCGTATTTGCAGAATATGGCAAAATCACTCGTGTTCATTTACCCATTGATCGCGAATCTGGTCGCCCACGCGGTTTCGCTTTTGTGGAAATGACTGATGAAAAAGAAGAAGATGCGGCGATCGAAGCACTCGATGAAGCAGAATGGATGGGTCGTTCACTCAAAGTGAACAAAGCTAAGCCTCGTGAAAGTTCTGACTCCTTTGGTGGTGGCAGAGGCGGCTTCAAAGGCGGCGGTGGTCGTCCTTCAGGTGGCGGCGGTCGTAACCGTTACTAA
- a CDS encoding ferredoxin, whose product MDNLPIHTAEPLSTGLEPDISDRSGFEPELGGELRQNAVFVDETVCIGCGHCAHTASSTFFLEQEYGRARVIAQDGDEEDLVQEAIDTCPVDCIAWVSYNDLNKLEEARKHQTIRNLGIIGDGSALRRSINQ is encoded by the coding sequence ATGGATAATTTGCCTATTCATACAGCAGAACCATTATCCACGGGTTTAGAGCCAGATATTAGTGATCGCTCTGGCTTTGAACCCGAACTGGGTGGTGAGTTGCGACAAAATGCAGTATTTGTCGATGAAACTGTATGTATTGGTTGTGGACATTGCGCCCATACAGCTAGTAGCACCTTCTTTTTAGAGCAAGAATATGGACGCGCAAGGGTAATTGCCCAAGATGGCGATGAAGAAGATTTGGTACAGGAAGCGATCGATACTTGCCCCGTAGACTGTATTGCTTGGGTTAGCTACAACGACCTCAACAAGCTTGAAGAAGCTAGAAAACATCAAACCATCAGAAATTTAGGAATCATTGGTGATGGTTCAGCCTTAAGACGCTCCATTAACCAATAA
- a CDS encoding DUF1257 domain-containing protein: MSHFSQVKTQIRSLEPLQKALTDLGVNWKSGASPMRGHQGATTEAEVVIAQDNGYDVGFQWNGSEYALVADMQFWQQPWTVESFLQKVTQRYAIATVMSESSNQGFALAEQQVREDGSVRLVLQRWNG, translated from the coding sequence ATGTCACATTTTAGCCAAGTAAAAACCCAAATCCGTAGTTTAGAACCGCTTCAAAAGGCTCTAACTGATTTAGGAGTCAACTGGAAATCTGGAGCATCGCCCATGCGCGGTCATCAAGGTGCAACAACCGAGGCTGAAGTGGTAATTGCCCAAGACAATGGTTATGATGTTGGCTTTCAGTGGAATGGCTCTGAATATGCCCTAGTCGCTGATATGCAGTTTTGGCAACAACCTTGGACTGTGGAAAGCTTCTTGCAAAAGGTCACTCAGCGTTATGCGATCGCCACAGTGATGAGCGAATCGAGCAACCAAGGATTTGCTCTCGCTGAGCAGCAAGTACGTGAAGATGGCTCAGTACGTTTAGTTCTCCAGCGTTGGAATGGATAA
- a CDS encoding DUF2997 domain-containing protein: METLEFIIYPDGRVEERVTGIVGSSCAEVTAAIEAKLGIVAHRELTSENFAQQQLTSQSATQLDRVSDMDASRFSQW; encoded by the coding sequence ATGGAAACTCTGGAATTCATTATTTACCCAGATGGTCGGGTCGAAGAGCGTGTGACAGGCATTGTCGGTTCTAGTTGTGCTGAGGTGACAGCAGCGATCGAAGCAAAACTAGGGATAGTCGCTCATCGAGAGTTAACTTCCGAAAATTTTGCTCAGCAGCAACTTACATCTCAGTCGGCTACGCAACTCGATCGCGTGTCAGACATGGACGCTTCTAGATTTAGTCAATGGTAA
- a CDS encoding DUF29 domain-containing protein — MLQSDLKQNLQGDRSNTLVGNQPINQYEQDFYAWTQEQSELLRWGQWQGLDIENLVEEILSLGRLQKQELRNRLGILIGHLLKWDYQPELRSKSWRATIREQRDEILEILQENPSLKPYLDEAVQKGFRQGINLVLKETPLDLHDLPSECPYAIAQILDLQFPFE, encoded by the coding sequence ATGCTGCAATCAGACTTAAAGCAAAATTTGCAAGGCGATCGCTCTAATACTCTCGTTGGCAATCAACCTATTAATCAATATGAACAAGATTTTTACGCTTGGACACAAGAGCAATCTGAATTATTACGTTGGGGACAATGGCAGGGGCTAGATATTGAAAATTTGGTAGAGGAGATTTTATCTTTGGGTAGGCTGCAAAAGCAGGAACTCCGCAATCGTTTAGGAATTTTAATTGGGCATTTATTAAAGTGGGACTATCAACCAGAATTGCGTAGTAAAAGTTGGCGAGCCACTATTCGTGAACAACGGGATGAGATTTTAGAAATTTTGCAAGAGAATCCCAGCTTAAAGCCTTACCTTGATGAAGCGGTTCAAAAGGGATTTCGCCAAGGGATTAACTTAGTTTTAAAAGAAACGCCCCTTGATCTGCATGACTTACCTTCAGAATGTCCCTATGCGATCGCCCAAATTCTCGATCTGCAATTCCCATTTGAATAA
- a CDS encoding GNAT family N-acetyltransferase — MQVTLASLEHLDEVSRLFDQYRVFYNQPSDLNAAKNFLQDRLQAQDSTIFIASEGGHVVGFTQLYPSFSSVSMKRVWILNDLFVDEPYRKQGVAKLLMNAAEQFARETGAVRLVLETQISNIAAQSLYESLGYIKDKDFYNYALHL; from the coding sequence ATGCAGGTTACTCTAGCTAGTCTTGAGCATCTTGACGAAGTTTCTAGATTATTTGACCAATATCGCGTTTTTTACAATCAGCCTTCAGATCTCAATGCTGCTAAAAACTTCCTTCAGGACAGGTTACAGGCTCAAGATTCTACTATCTTTATAGCGAGTGAAGGGGGACATGTGGTTGGATTCACCCAACTGTATCCCAGCTTCTCCTCAGTGTCGATGAAGCGTGTTTGGATTTTGAATGATTTATTTGTAGACGAACCTTACCGAAAGCAGGGAGTTGCCAAATTGTTGATGAATGCGGCTGAGCAATTTGCACGGGAAACAGGAGCAGTCCGACTTGTTTTAGAAACGCAAATTTCTAATATTGCAGCGCAGTCTCTATACGAATCGCTTGGATACATCAAGGACAAAGATTTTTATAACTATGCGTTACATCTGTAG